In the genome of Pusillimonas sp. T7-7, the window CCTTTCTGGCGGCCATCTGGTGGGGGCCTGTGGTATCGGTCTGGCTGACCAATCTGATCGAAAATACCTTGTTGCGCACCGCCGTGGCCTATGGTCTGGTGTTCATCGTCATGATATTGCTGGTCGGACTCGTCAACCTTACTTTGGCAACGCTTATTGATAAAACAGGACTTGGCCAAGCCGACCACGGCCTGGGTGCTTTGTTTGGCCTGCTGCGGGGCGTATTGATCGTGCTGGTGCTGGTTGCGCTAGCCGGCTATACCGAACTGCCCGCCGAACCGTGGTGGAAAGAGGCCAAGCTGTCTGGTACGGTCGTGCAAGGCATACAGCAGATCAAACTCATGTTGCCCCCGTCCTTATCCTCTTGGTTACCGTATTGATCGCCTTCACAGGAATATAAAATGTGTGGAATTGTTGGGGTTGCTGCCCAAACCCCTGTAAATCAACTGATTTACGATAGTTTGCTGTTGTTGCAACACCGCGGGCAAGACGCAGCAGGTATTGCCACCTCGCACGAGCAGTTTTTTAACATGTACAAGGCCCATGGCTTGGTGCGCGACGTTTTCCGCACCCGCAACATGCGCGCGCTGCCCGGCTCCAACGGTTTGGGGCAGGTGCGTTACCCTACGGCAGGATCCAGCGATAGCGTCG includes:
- a CDS encoding CvpA family protein — protein: MTSFDYLVLAILCASAVLGLLRGLVKEVLSLLACVVAFLAAIWWGPVVSVWLTNLIENTLLRTAVAYGLVFIVMILLVGLVNLTLATLIDKTGLGQADHGLGALFGLLRGVLIVLVLVALAGYTELPAEPWWKEAKLSGTVVQGIQQIKLMLPPSLSSWLPY